A stretch of the Agelaius phoeniceus isolate bAgePho1 chromosome 1, bAgePho1.hap1, whole genome shotgun sequence genome encodes the following:
- the OTUD1 gene encoding OTU domain-containing protein 1 — MQLYSSVITHYPAAATAAAAAASPSSAAVFKVSLSPGPSAAEAPSAADAAGPNAAAESSGKDSFVPAGGSSSAAAMPAFSSCLEVMPSGPAAGPAGRPAGGPQFSSCTQVTVSRRRPLERIVPIRIVQRAEAAGELVPGSPRSRAWLEGILESVRQAGGDGEAAAEEPSNRSLRLSEHCQALQAAAAGAQPGLVPGCGPAERSGGPAQPGGPAAHGEEEEAAVGPDVRRGPGGRAERSEKLALYLAEVEKQDKYLRQKGRFRFHIIPDGNCLYRAVCKAVYGDQRLHGELREQTVHYIADHLDHFNPIIEGDVGEFLIGAAQDGAWAGYPELLAMGQMLNVNIHLTTGGRPESPTVSTMVHYLGPEDPTRPSIWLSWLSNGHYDAVLDRVCPNPEYEAWCRQTQVQRRRDEELAKSMAVSLSKMYIEQNACS, encoded by the coding sequence ATGCAGCTCTACAGCTCCGTGATCACCCACTACCCGGCGGCCGCCACCGCAGCAGCCGCCGCGGCCTCGCCGAGCTCCGCCGCCGTCTTCAAGGTCTCCTTGTCGCCGGGACCCTCCGCCGCGGAGGCACCGAGCGCCGCCGACGCCGCGGGCCCGAACGCGGCCGCCGAGAGCTCCGGCAAGGACAGCTTCGTTCCCGcggggggcagcagcagcgccgcCGCCATGCCCGCCTTCTCGTCCTGCCTGGAGGTGATGCCGAGCGGCCCCgcggcgggcccggccgggcGGCCGGCGGGCGGCCCGCAGTTCAGCTCCTGCACGCAGGTCACCGTCAGCCGCCGGCGGCCGCTGGAGCGGATCGTGCCCATCCGCATCGTGCAGCGCGCCGAGGCCGCCGGGGAGCTGGTGCCGGGCTCGCCGCGCAGCCGCGCCTGGCTGGAGGGCATCCTGGAGAGCGTGCGGCAGGCCGGGGGCGACGGCGAGGCCGCCGCCGAGGAGCCCAGCAACCGCAGCCTGCGGCTCAGCGAGCACTGCCAGGCGCTGCAGGCGGCGGCCGCCGGAGCCCAGCCCGGGCTGGTCCCCGGCTGCGGCCccgcggagcggagcgggggcCCCGCGCAGCccggcggccccgccgcgcacggcgaggaggaggaggcggcggtGGGGCCCGACGTGCGGCGGGGGCCCGGCGGCAGAGCGGAGCGCAGCGAGAAGCTGGCGCTGTACCTGGCCGAGGTGGAGAAGCAGGACAAGTACCTGCGGCAGAAGGGCCGGTTCCGCTTCCACATCATCCCCGACGGGAACTGCCTGTACCGCGCCGTCTGCAAGGCGGTGTACGGGGACCAGCGGCTGCACGGCGAGCTCCGCGAGCAGACAGTGCACTACATCGCCGACCACCTGGACCACTTCAACCCCATCATCGAGGGCGACGTGGGAGAGTTCCTCATCGGCGCCGCCCaggacggagcctgggccggcTACCCGGAGCTGCTGGCCATGGGGCAGATGCTGAACGTGAACATCCACCTGACCACGGGCGGCCGGCCCGAGAGCCCCACCGTTTCCACCATGGTTCACTACCTGGGGCCCGAGGACCCGACACGGCCCAGTATCTGGCTGAGCTGGCTTAGCAATGGGCACTACGATGCTGTGCTGGACCGCGTGTGCCCCAACCCAGAGTACGAGGCGTGGTGCAGACAGACTCAGGTACAGCGCAGGCGGGATGAGGAGCTGGCCAAGTCCATGGCGGTGTCCTTGTCCAAGATGTACATAGAGCAGAATGCCTGCTCATGA